DNA sequence from the Dethiosulfovibrio faecalis genome:
AAACTTCCTTTCGCTCTTCACCCACTAGAAGAGACAATAACAATGAAACTCGAAAAGAAAGTTCTTGTGAAATTTCAAATAACGACTCAATTCCCTGCCATATTTGCATTAAGCACATGCCCGAATCCTTAATAGTAGGTGCCACAGAAATAGCCTTCCTTGCTAATCTAAGCTGGGGATGTTTTCTTTCCATATCAAGCCATTTTTTTGCAATATCAATAGAATCAATAAAAAACTTACTATTTATTTTTTGTTTGCCGTTAAAAATAGTATAGCTATAGAAGTTCTCAAAATCAGATATTTTAACAGAACCAATTTCTGCAACTTCCATTTCTTTTATCCAGTCTGGCAACTGATCTCTACGATGTTGGCTTTATAGTGGACCCGGAAAAATGGACCACCGAGTAAGTTGCTAGGTTAAGGTCAAGAACAGGCTGCTGTATCATAGGTCTCAGAAAGAGGGGGACATAA
Encoded proteins:
- a CDS encoding HEPN domain-containing protein; its protein translation is MPDWIKEMEVAEIGSVKISDFENFYSYTIFNGKQKINSKFFIDSIDIAKKWLDMERKHPQLRLARKAISVAPTIKDSGMCLMQIWQGIESLFEISQELSFRVSLLLSLLVGEERKEVYDASRVSYTIRSNVAHGRTVDVTFEQLLRAWHLLVEGMHAIVRRNHLPKEKDLMSELF